Sequence from the Roseofilum reptotaenium CS-1145 genome:
ACTGGCAAGAAGAAAGAAATCGGGAAAAAGTGAAAATCCAATGGCAATTCACGACGGACGATGCTCGCATTAAACTTAACCACCTTTACCCACAATTTTAAGCTTGCCAGTCCAGTAGCGATCGAGTAGCTCTTGCCGAGACAACTTCATAATGGCTTCTGTTCTCTCTAAAGGCGATCGCTCCATCAAAGGATCGATAATTTGGGCTAGGCGATCGTCAATTTCCCCAAACTTCACTTGCAACATGCTCTCTACCATCATCCGCTCTACTCGTTGAGTAGTCTGTTCAGTAGCCTGTTGAGTAGCCTGTGTAACAGCTTGTTCAACAGCTTGTTCAACAGCCTGTTGAGTAGCAGCTTCTACGTCCCTTTCTAATCGTTGTAAAAAAACGGTTGTTAGATCCATTATTAACTCCCGATCGCTGCGATCTAAATCTTGACGTTTTTCTAATAGTGTCAATAACCCGTAGAGCAATTCTAGCGTCTTTCCTCTAAAAGGATGAACGTCCGGCAAAGCTTTAAGTTCTGCGATCGCCTCTTTCTGAACGCTCCCTCTTCCTAACAATCTTAACCACAAGGTTTCTGGAATCTTGTCGAGTTGATGAATGACCACAATTCCCGCTTTGAACCCTGATGCCAAGGGATAGATCCCTGGGGGATAATTTTCCGGTGCAGGGAAAGCAGCAAAGCTCCTTAAGAGATCTTCCGAAGCTGTTGGAGATAAAATCCATAATTGAGGAATCTGGCGATCGCTAAATTTCGCCTCTTCCCGGTTCGCTTTGCGCTTCAGTTGAGCCTCTAAATCCCAAGCTTTCCCTAGACAACTACGGATATCCTCTGCTTGAACTGGATTCCGAAAAGTTTCAAACACCGTTGGCGCTTGGCTTAGAGTTGCCAATAGTCCCAATTGAGCTATTCCTTCGGGATTCGGAGAAGATGGCATAAAAACACATCTATTTCGCGAACCTCTGAGACCACATCTAAACTGATCTTCACTTCTCCAAAAGGTTTGAGCAACTCTTGGAGATATTCTTTAGCAAACTGGTCATGGGCAAAACGAGTCATAATTTGCTCTTAAAAATTGTGAAACCCAGTATAGTGTAGGGGTGATTCATGAATCACTCCTACATGGCGATCGCCCTACGACTAACTTTAAAAACCGGAAATCCCCTTTTCTACCCTTTTTTTCAGCTACACGACTCTCCATTGAAGCGCATCAGAAATTGCCATAACCTTTATCTAATCTTTCTTTCACCCCCAAGACGATTGGGGTTCTATCCTCCATTTCATCCTCTAGACTTCTTCAGTTTCTCTGTTTTCCCTATTTTTCTGCCTTGGGGTGCGCGGAGGGATTTTTTGGCTTGGATTAGCAAGACATTATGGGCTTGTTTCCCTTACACAGCAAGAGTTATAGAGCAGAGAATGTCGAGTTACTCTTCGATCCGCGCACCTCGACGAATCGTCCAAACCCCTATTCTCTCGTTGACCTGCGTGGAAGCCTTATGGGGTAACGATTTCAGGTGTTTTGTTGCGCTCCGTGCAAAGACAATTTATAGTGTTTCTTGGGGGTGCGTGAAATCAGCGCTTGAAACCCTTACCCCGTCTGACCTCTCAGACGAACACCCTACCGATTGGGTTAAATCGGATTAGTTGGAAACTTTAAGAGATGGTTTTACCAAATCAGGGGCAATCTGGAGGTAACCCTACCGATTGGATTAAATCGGATTAGTTGGAAACTTAAAGATGTCCACGGAAATTTTGTACGCGGTGCCCCCTACCGATTGGGTTAAATCGGATCAGTTGGAAACAGCCCCGCATCTCCTCACAGAATTGCACCCGCTTGGGTGTGTTGGCCCTACCGATTGGGTTAAATCGGATTAGTTGGAAACATCTCTATATACCGTCCTAGTAAGGTAGGCGGTAACCCTACCGATTGGGTTAAATCGGATTAGTTGGAAACACCAGTGACGATACGTTCCCTTCCAGTCACTTCAACCCTACCGATTGGGTTAAATCGGATTAGTTGGAAACCAGACATGATTTTTTCCTCGAGTAATTTTCTGTCTCTAGCCCTACCGATTGGGTTAAATCGGATTAGTTGGAAACCGGGGTGCCGGACACAGTAATGTCAAAAGTAGCCCCTACCGATTGGGTTGAATCGGGTTAGTTTGAAAAAAGCCACGTAACAGTGGCTTTCTTAATGGCTTATTTACTTCGAGAGATGGGTTCAATAGGATCAGTTTCGTTACCTTTCAATTACCCATAACCCATTACCCACCAACCTAAACTTGGTGAGTCAGTTGTGGTTTCGGCCCGGGAATAAAAATCGATAAAGCTTTAGGAATGACGCGGAAGTGAGCGGGGGTAGTAGTCGTAATTTCGCCATCCGTATTGATGGGGAGAGGATGGCGGGTGTAAACCTGCATTTCTGTACCATTGAGGGATAATATCCCCGGCAAAGTATGATAGCGACCTTGGCGAAGAGCAGGGAAAATAGCTAGAATTTGCCACCAATGTTCTAATCCTAAACTGTAGAGATCGAGGCGTTGATCGTCGATCGCCGCATCATGAGCGATCGCCATTCCTCCTCCATAATAGCGACCATTACCAATCGCAATTTGAATCGTTTTCACCTTATGGGACTCTTCCCCCGCTCGAATTTCGGCATCAAATAAACGAGATTGAGTCAACACTTTCAGAGCAGACATCGCATAGGCTAAAATTCCCCAACGTCCCTTAGATTGTTTACTGAGACCCCCCGTAATCTTCACACTTAATCCCAAACTAGCCACATTAAAGAAATACTTGCCATTCACCCAGCCTAAATCAATTTGATGGAGTTTTCCCGTAGCGATCGCCCGACAAGCCGCCGGAATTGACAATGGTATCTGTAACGTTCGCGCCAGATCGTTAGCCGTTCCCATCGGTAAAATACCTAAAGGTCGTTGGATCTCCACCAGAGCATCCACCGCCCCATTCAGAGTACCATCGCCTCCGCCAATAATCACCAAATCCATTTGGGGGCCATACTTGCGAATCACCTGGGGTAATTCTTGATAATTTGAAGGAGAAACTGCGAATAACTCAAATCCATGATGTTCCAAATAGGTCATTGCCTCCTCGCGAGAATGCCTCCCCCGTCGTGAATGAGTATTGACCAAAAATAGCGCTTGCCTAGTCATAAATTTCCCTTACAACCAGAATATAGTATTTTTAATTGATTCCTGTTCAAGTCCACCTCTGCCTAAATCTCTCTCCCACGGAAGAGGGACTTCTACTCCCCTTCTCCCACCGGAGAAGCGCCGCGCTGCTTGTCCTGAGCGTAGCCGAAGGGGGCTAGTGGATGAAGACAACCCTTGATGACTCATGTAAAACTCGATTACCGCAGCATAATCACTATGATTCACCGCACGATTCGACCCATAGGAGTTTACGATCTCCGAGGATTAACCTCTTATCAGTCTAAGTTACTTTCCCTAGACTCCATACGCGGTTATCTTCTCCACATTGATGCCAAAAATGATAATACAACGATCCTCAACCCCAATGAACTCCCTGAAATCAAATATGCTAATGGTTTAGCCATTTGGGAGAACACCCTCTGGTTTACCCGCGATCATAGTGTCTATGCGTGTTCCCTAGACGATTTTCGTCCCCGCTTATTTGCCACTTTGCCCTTCCGCGCTGAAGGAATTGCCGTTTGGGGAACAACCATTTATGTTTCCTGTAAGGAAGGCTGTTATATCCAAGTGTTTAACGATAAAGGGCGGATGATTACCCAGTTGCGTCCCCCAGGCGTTGGAGTAGAAAGTCTAACAATCCGCCATGAGGAGCTTTGGGTAGCGGACAAGGAAGAACAGACCGTTTATTGTATGGATCGGGCAACTGGCGAGATTCAATTTAGCTTCTTAACGCCCTTTGATAGTCCCACGGGACTGGTGTTTTATCAAGATCCAGCCACCTCAGAAGAATTACTCTATGTTTCCTATGCCAGTGAAAAACCCTTTATCCGCGATGACCCCAATTCCGATCCGCCCCTAGAATTAGCTTGGCGCGATCGCACCTTTATTCATCCCCTCTACTATTCCTATAATCCCGACGGCTATTATAGTCTCTCCAATGGTTATCTGATCGAGATGTCCTATGTCGAAGAACTCTCTCCCCTCGATGCCATTGAATTGAAGAATTTACAATGGCGAATTGCTCTGCCTTCAGAAACAGCGCGGCAAAAAGTACGCTCCATAGAAGCGATCGGTTTAGAGTTTACCGAAGAAATTCAAGAAGGGCAAAACGTTGCTGTTTTTAACTTTGACCACCTGAAACCTTACGAAAAACGAATTTTTGGTTGGAAAGCCTTAATCGAAGTTTACAGCATCAAATATAGCCTTGTACCTTTGGATGTAGAAAAAATCCCCACCTTAGAGCCAGACTTACAACAGCGCTACCTGATTGATGATGATAATCTAGCCATGGATACGGCGATCGTCCGGGAAGCCGCTCAACAAGCAGTCAGTGGAGAAACTAACTTTTTACGGCGCATGATTTCGTTGCGCAATTATGCTTACGATCGCCTCTCCTATCGACTAACCACCAAAATAGAAACCCCCGACGTTGTTCTCTCCAGAGGTGCGGGATCTTGTGGTGAATATGTCGGCGTTTTACTCGCTCTCGCACGCTTAAATGGCATTGCCTGCCGTACCATTGGTCGCTATAAATGCCCCGCTAGTCCTGAATACAAAAACGTTCCCCTAGAGCCAGATTATAACCATGTTTGGTTAGAGTTTTATATTCCCAGTATCGGCTGGGTTCCCATGGAATCCAATCCCGATGATATGGAAGATGGTAATCACTTGTCCCGTTTTTTTATGGGGTTAGCCTGGTATCATATTGAAATCGGCAAAGGAATTCCCTTTGAGCGCATCCGCTTAGATGGAAAACCTGTAGACCGAGAACAGCTCTCTGTGGGAGATTTAGCGTTAAATCATGTCCGGTTTACGATTCTGGAAGAAATAGCGCCTCCTGAGTTGAGTAACCGGTAGTAGAACCCTTCAGTTATGAATCCTCTGGAACGGTTAGCACGAAAAAAACGGGGAGCGATCGCTCTGTGGTATGAACGAATCATGGTCGCGATCGCCACCGTTAATTTAGCCTTGGTTGCCTTCGACCTCAGTTATATCCAACTGCGAAACTTTTGGTTGCAAGGAACCATTCAAGTTCCCTTCGTCGGATTTATCATTAAAGTCCCCATTCTCTCCGATTCAATCGATTCTTCTCCCGTTACGGCTTGGTACGATCCCATCAAAGGAATTCAAGGCAACCGCGATACCGAAAACTACTTGCGAGTGGTTCGTGAGCTAGAAAAACAGGCTCAGAAAACCGGTTATAGCTCTCCTCTCTCTAAACAACTTTTAGCTCAATTGCGAGAATTGAGTGAAGAAATG
This genomic interval carries:
- a CDS encoding lipid kinase, which codes for MTRQALFLVNTHSRRGRHSREEAMTYLEHHGFELFAVSPSNYQELPQVIRKYGPQMDLVIIGGGDGTLNGAVDALVEIQRPLGILPMGTANDLARTLQIPLSIPAACRAIATGKLHQIDLGWVNGKYFFNVASLGLSVKITGGLSKQSKGRWGILAYAMSALKVLTQSRLFDAEIRAGEESHKVKTIQIAIGNGRYYGGGMAIAHDAAIDDQRLDLYSLGLEHWWQILAIFPALRQGRYHTLPGILSLNGTEMQVYTRHPLPINTDGEITTTTPAHFRVIPKALSIFIPGPKPQLTHQV
- a CDS encoding transglutaminase domain-containing protein, which produces MTHVKLDYRSIITMIHRTIRPIGVYDLRGLTSYQSKLLSLDSIRGYLLHIDAKNDNTTILNPNELPEIKYANGLAIWENTLWFTRDHSVYACSLDDFRPRLFATLPFRAEGIAVWGTTIYVSCKEGCYIQVFNDKGRMITQLRPPGVGVESLTIRHEELWVADKEEQTVYCMDRATGEIQFSFLTPFDSPTGLVFYQDPATSEELLYVSYASEKPFIRDDPNSDPPLELAWRDRTFIHPLYYSYNPDGYYSLSNGYLIEMSYVEELSPLDAIELKNLQWRIALPSETARQKVRSIEAIGLEFTEEIQEGQNVAVFNFDHLKPYEKRIFGWKALIEVYSIKYSLVPLDVEKIPTLEPDLQQRYLIDDDNLAMDTAIVREAAQQAVSGETNFLRRMISLRNYAYDRLSYRLTTKIETPDVVLSRGAGSCGEYVGVLLALARLNGIACRTIGRYKCPASPEYKNVPLEPDYNHVWLEFYIPSIGWVPMESNPDDMEDGNHLSRFFMGLAWYHIEIGKGIPFERIRLDGKPVDREQLSVGDLALNHVRFTILEEIAPPELSNR